A stretch of Bradyrhizobium sp. AZCC 2262 DNA encodes these proteins:
- a CDS encoding HAD family hydrolase, with protein MSYHSFKVLTFDVVGTLIDFETGVLDAVRKISGRKLAELSDDQIFASYKRGRDAHPERSSEVMFHVYRYLAKELGLPADDAACDSFQLAVLRWQPFSDSVEALKRLRTRFRLVAMTNADRVALSCYAHALDNPFHDTICADDTGVAKPNPEFFAYNKGRQSAFGYKQSEILHVAQSQHHDIGIARKLGYKVCWIERRQGMKGFGGTPEVPQLTKPDFHFATMKAFADAAVGS; from the coding sequence ATGTCCTATCATAGCTTCAAGGTTCTCACCTTCGACGTCGTCGGTACCTTGATCGATTTCGAAACCGGCGTGCTCGACGCCGTGCGCAAGATCTCCGGTCGAAAGCTGGCCGAGCTCAGCGACGATCAGATCTTCGCGTCCTACAAGCGCGGCCGCGACGCCCATCCGGAGCGGTCGAGCGAAGTGATGTTCCATGTCTACCGGTACCTCGCCAAAGAGCTCGGGCTGCCGGCCGACGATGCCGCCTGCGATTCTTTCCAGCTTGCCGTGCTGCGCTGGCAACCGTTCTCGGATTCGGTCGAGGCGCTGAAGCGCCTACGCACGAGGTTCAGATTGGTCGCCATGACCAATGCGGATCGCGTCGCGCTGTCATGCTATGCCCACGCGCTCGACAATCCCTTCCACGACACCATCTGCGCCGATGACACCGGCGTTGCGAAACCCAATCCGGAGTTCTTCGCCTACAACAAGGGCCGGCAGTCGGCGTTCGGCTACAAGCAGTCCGAAATCCTGCACGTGGCGCAGAGCCAGCATCACGACATCGGCATCGCCCGCAAGCTTGGCTACAAGGTCTGCTGGATCGAGCGGCGCCAGGGCATGAAGGGTTTTGGTGGCACGCCCGAAGTGCCGCAGCTCACAAAACCCGATTTCCATTTCGCCACGATGAAGGCGTTCGCCGACGCCGCGGTCGGAAGCTGA
- a CDS encoding NAD(P)/FAD-dependent oxidoreductase, which yields MAEVWTPMASAASLWADTAEPLPAFPKLAGEVKADVVIIGAGYTGLSAAHHIAKSGLSPVVLEANHPGWGASGRNGGVITAKFRLSFRDIDAARGRAMARRMYEIAHDSIEMVDELVSEFGIASARLTRSGQVKAAHNQATLRSAIDEAEWMKREMGDTEVRILDAHQVREETGSRGFVGGVLNPGSGGIHPLNYLRGLAKGVAQRGVPVFQESPVLALRRDGDGVIAETPGGSVHARQAIIATNSYSDLTSATARLQRTLVPFRSALIATEKLSPNLAGSLMPTGRTYTETKRMMRWFRKVDDRVIFGGRGAFGKLDSESAFEALRKAMVGIFPELADIPLAFKWSGLVAMTLDSVPHVGRLDDRTLFSVGYNGAGVAMSSLMGRYLAALVRGENVDLGLLDAGRLKTIPFYAFREPAVRAVAGWYQFLDAIGR from the coding sequence ATGGCAGAGGTCTGGACCCCAATGGCATCGGCCGCCTCGCTTTGGGCGGATACGGCGGAACCGTTGCCTGCCTTTCCGAAGCTTGCCGGCGAGGTAAAGGCCGACGTCGTCATCATCGGCGCGGGCTACACAGGGTTGTCTGCCGCGCATCATATCGCGAAGAGCGGCCTTTCGCCGGTCGTGCTCGAAGCCAATCATCCCGGCTGGGGCGCGAGCGGCCGCAATGGCGGCGTCATCACCGCCAAATTCCGGCTCTCGTTCCGTGACATCGATGCCGCCCGTGGCCGCGCCATGGCCAGGCGCATGTACGAGATCGCGCATGACTCCATCGAGATGGTCGATGAGCTGGTGTCCGAATTCGGCATCGCGAGCGCGCGGCTGACGCGTAGCGGGCAGGTCAAGGCGGCGCACAATCAGGCGACGCTCAGGTCGGCGATCGACGAAGCCGAATGGATGAAGCGGGAGATGGGCGATACCGAGGTTCGTATCCTCGATGCCCATCAGGTGCGCGAAGAGACGGGGTCGCGGGGCTTTGTCGGCGGGGTGCTCAATCCCGGCTCCGGCGGCATCCATCCGCTGAATTACCTGCGTGGCCTCGCCAAGGGCGTTGCGCAGCGGGGTGTGCCGGTCTTTCAGGAAAGCCCGGTACTCGCACTCCGTCGCGACGGTGATGGCGTTATCGCCGAGACGCCCGGCGGCAGCGTGCACGCGCGCCAGGCGATCATCGCCACCAACTCTTATTCCGACCTGACATCGGCGACGGCGCGGCTGCAGCGCACATTGGTGCCGTTCCGCAGCGCTCTCATCGCTACCGAAAAACTGTCACCGAACCTCGCCGGCAGCCTGATGCCGACGGGGCGAACCTACACAGAGACCAAGCGGATGATGCGCTGGTTCCGCAAGGTCGACGATCGCGTCATCTTCGGCGGCCGCGGCGCTTTCGGCAAACTGGATTCGGAGAGCGCGTTCGAGGCGCTGCGCAAGGCAATGGTCGGCATCTTCCCGGAGCTTGCGGATATTCCGCTCGCGTTCAAATGGTCGGGCCTCGTCGCGATGACGCTCGATTCCGTGCCGCACGTCGGCCGTCTCGATGATCGCACCCTTTTTTCGGTCGGCTACAATGGTGCCGGCGTCGCGATGTCGAGCCTGATGGGCCGCTACCTCGCGGCCCTCGTGCGCGGGGAGAATGTAGATCTCGGCCTACTCGATGCTGGCCGTCTCAAGACTATTCCATTCTATGCGTTCCGCGAACCGGCCGTCCGCGCGGTGGCCGGCTGGTACCAATTTCTGGATGCGATCGGGCGTTAG
- a CDS encoding ABC transporter substrate-binding protein, translated as MIASCCRRALLGVSFGVLVTLSAFSANADQITFVSQGGAYQKAQTIAILDPSAKKLGITINQDSIPDAWPAIKSQVASGKPTWDVVDVPTGYCLRGGEQGLLEKLDFSKLPNGAAMPEAYRSPYSVAYEFYSSVLAYSQKKFSAEAPNSWVDFWDVKKFPGRRSLRNHPIATLEAALMADGVAPDKLYPLDVDRAFKKLEEIKPNITVWWTSGAQSAQLLNDGEVDMVMAWNGRVSALTKEGAKVGFTYNQGILQSTSLCILKDAPNLATAVRFLNEAVDPVHQANLPLHIDYGPANPKAFDTGVIKPERAAQLPSAPENAAKQALMSYAWWSSPAGEAAEKRWVGFMQK; from the coding sequence ATGATTGCATCTTGCTGCCGGCGCGCACTGCTCGGCGTCTCCTTTGGCGTCCTCGTGACGCTGTCGGCGTTTTCGGCCAATGCGGACCAGATCACCTTCGTCTCCCAGGGCGGCGCCTACCAGAAGGCGCAGACGATCGCGATCCTCGATCCATCCGCCAAGAAGCTTGGCATCACCATCAACCAGGACAGCATCCCGGACGCCTGGCCCGCGATCAAATCGCAGGTCGCCAGCGGCAAGCCGACCTGGGACGTGGTCGACGTGCCGACCGGCTATTGCCTACGCGGCGGCGAGCAGGGGTTGCTCGAAAAACTCGATTTCTCGAAATTGCCGAACGGCGCCGCGATGCCCGAGGCCTATCGTTCCCCTTATTCGGTGGCCTACGAATTCTATTCGAGCGTGCTGGCCTACAGTCAGAAGAAATTCTCGGCGGAGGCGCCCAATAGCTGGGTCGATTTCTGGGACGTGAAGAAGTTCCCGGGCCGCCGCTCGCTGCGCAATCATCCGATCGCCACGCTCGAGGCGGCGCTGATGGCCGATGGCGTCGCGCCCGACAAACTCTATCCGCTCGATGTCGACCGCGCCTTCAAAAAGCTCGAGGAGATCAAGCCCAACATCACGGTGTGGTGGACTTCGGGCGCGCAATCCGCACAGCTCCTCAATGACGGGGAGGTGGACATGGTGATGGCCTGGAACGGCCGCGTCAGTGCGCTGACCAAGGAAGGCGCCAAGGTCGGGTTCACCTACAATCAGGGCATCCTGCAGAGCACCTCGCTCTGCATTCTCAAGGACGCACCCAATCTCGCGACCGCGGTCCGCTTCCTCAACGAAGCGGTCGATCCCGTGCACCAGGCCAATTTGCCGCTGCATATCGATTACGGCCCGGCCAACCCGAAGGCCTTCGATACCGGCGTAATCAAGCCGGAGCGGGCGGCGCAACTGCCGAGCGCGCCCGAGAACGCGGCCAAGCAGGCGCTGATGTCCTACGCCTGGTGGTCGTCGCCGGCGGGCGAGGCGGCGGAAAAACGCTGGGTCGGCTTCATGCAGAAATAG
- a CDS encoding ABC transporter permease, translated as MSSPVQDLSVLHQRREQRLMLALALPALLVILLLVVLPVGWLAWQSVYHNGLTLENYRRIWSEDIYWRSFALTFEISLLVTLLALLLGYPIAYAASVAPKRWSIIILALVVLPFWTSVLVRAYAWLALLQRTGVINQLLRQIGVIDEPLALVHNSFGTVVATLHILLPFMVLPLYATMQQIPRDLMQAGASLGAGPMLTFWRIFLPLSLPGVLAGSTLVFVLALGFYITPELLGGGRTIMISMLVSRNVELYDQWGAASAVGVVLLVAVGLIFFAVSRFIPLDRVLGQK; from the coding sequence ATGAGCAGCCCCGTGCAGGACCTCTCGGTACTCCACCAACGTCGCGAACAGCGCCTGATGCTGGCGCTGGCGCTGCCGGCGCTGCTCGTCATCCTGCTGCTGGTGGTGCTGCCGGTCGGCTGGCTCGCCTGGCAGTCGGTCTATCACAACGGCCTTACGCTGGAGAATTATCGCCGGATCTGGAGCGAGGACATCTACTGGCGCAGCTTTGCGCTGACGTTTGAAATCAGCCTGCTGGTGACGCTGCTGGCGCTGCTGCTCGGTTATCCCATTGCCTATGCGGCGAGCGTCGCGCCAAAAAGGTGGAGCATCATCATCCTGGCGCTGGTGGTGCTGCCGTTCTGGACCAGCGTGCTGGTCCGCGCCTATGCCTGGCTTGCGCTGTTGCAACGGACCGGCGTCATCAACCAGCTGCTGCGCCAGATCGGCGTGATCGACGAGCCGCTGGCGCTGGTCCACAACAGTTTCGGCACCGTCGTGGCGACCCTGCACATCCTGCTGCCGTTCATGGTGCTGCCGCTTTACGCCACCATGCAGCAGATCCCGCGCGATCTGATGCAGGCCGGCGCCAGTCTCGGCGCCGGTCCCATGCTCACCTTCTGGCGGATATTTTTGCCGCTCTCGCTCCCCGGGGTGCTCGCGGGCAGTACGCTGGTCTTCGTGCTCGCCCTCGGCTTCTACATCACGCCCGAACTGCTCGGCGGCGGCCGCACCATCATGATATCGATGCTGGTCAGCCGCAATGTCGAACTCTACGACCAATGGGGCGCCGCCAGCGCCGTCGGCGTGGTGCTGCTGGTCGCGGTCGGCCTGATTTTCTTCGCCGTCAGCCGCTTCATTCCGCTCGATCGCGTGTTGGGGCAGAAATGA
- a CDS encoding sensor histidine kinase translates to MVRAQAANACVQSDSIKGLAQSIAKPAYHRLLVAEPALRRAVPTLIIAFLITICLGAFVQVIDQSRQKRAAMKRDLSALTELLAERLDRLGAIRQDRAANIERLQGLLPDLIPAWGVASGRHVIITGADHRILARVPVEGSLDDGDRILDIISTAQLLTTPGQQGVVSDMTLPNGNAAMAISRLVKSLPGQVIVIQEKNEPLWGSDAALSVTLSATTGFVVLILGFAFHWQSTRAREGDLINDAVRGRIDTALNRGRCGLWDWDLSRGRIFWSASMFTMLGLDSRNDLLTFGEVNALVKSDDIDLFAIADQMIAGQLDHIDQSFRMQHTGGHWIWLRVRCELSHTSSDGGLHLIGIAVDITEQKSLAEKTVEADLRLRDAIETIPEAFVLWDAEDRLVLCNSHFQRLHKLPDTAVTPGTSYETVIEVGSMPEVRTRLQETGAHAPGARTFEAQLDDGSWLHISERRTKDGGYVSVGTDITRIKAHEQKLIENDVRLRANVLDLKRSQAELADLAEKYSREKNRAEEANQAKSKFLANMSHELRTPLNAIIGFSEIMGSGMFGVLGSDKYQEYCHDILTSGKYLLEVINDILDMSKIEAGRMKLDMEELDLSKLLAESLRVVSGRAEDKHLTLDADIESTISVMADRRAVKQIFVNLLSNAVKFTPDNGKVTVRSHVLPNSIVLMIADTGIGIAPASLRRLGNPFEQVESQLTKTYQGSGLGLAIARSLTSLHGGTMRLRSKLGTGTVVRITLPRDTRSIEAKSLAAA, encoded by the coding sequence ATGGTGCGCGCGCAAGCGGCGAACGCGTGCGTCCAATCCGATTCGATCAAGGGATTGGCGCAGTCGATCGCAAAACCTGCCTATCACCGGCTGCTCGTCGCTGAGCCGGCGCTTCGTCGCGCCGTGCCGACCCTCATCATTGCCTTCCTCATCACCATCTGCCTCGGCGCCTTCGTGCAGGTGATCGACCAGAGCCGGCAAAAACGCGCCGCCATGAAGCGCGACCTCTCCGCGCTCACCGAGCTGCTGGCCGAACGCCTCGACCGCCTTGGCGCCATCCGGCAGGACCGTGCCGCCAATATCGAGCGACTGCAGGGCCTGCTGCCCGACCTGATTCCGGCCTGGGGCGTGGCGAGCGGCCGCCATGTCATCATCACCGGCGCCGATCACCGGATTCTGGCCCGCGTCCCGGTCGAAGGCAGCCTTGACGACGGTGATCGCATCCTCGACATCATCAGCACGGCGCAACTGCTCACCACCCCCGGTCAGCAGGGCGTGGTCAGCGACATGACGCTGCCGAACGGCAACGCCGCCATGGCGATCTCGCGGCTGGTCAAATCGCTGCCGGGCCAGGTCATCGTCATCCAGGAAAAGAACGAGCCACTGTGGGGCTCGGATGCCGCATTGTCGGTGACGCTCTCGGCCACCACGGGCTTCGTCGTGCTGATCCTCGGCTTCGCCTTCCATTGGCAGTCGACCCGCGCCCGCGAGGGCGATCTCATCAACGACGCGGTGCGCGGCCGGATCGACACCGCACTCAACCGCGGCCGCTGCGGATTGTGGGACTGGGACCTCTCCCGCGGCAGGATCTTCTGGTCGGCATCGATGTTCACGATGCTCGGGCTCGACTCCCGCAACGACCTCCTCACTTTCGGCGAAGTCAACGCGCTGGTGAAATCCGACGACATCGACCTGTTTGCGATCGCCGACCAGATGATCGCCGGCCAGCTCGACCACATCGACCAGAGCTTCCGCATGCAGCACACCGGCGGCCACTGGATCTGGCTGCGGGTGCGCTGCGAGCTCAGCCACACCTCGTCCGACGGCGGGTTGCATTTGATCGGCATTGCCGTCGACATCACCGAACAGAAGAGCCTCGCCGAGAAGACCGTGGAGGCCGACCTCAGACTGCGCGACGCGATCGAGACGATCCCGGAAGCCTTCGTGCTCTGGGACGCGGAAGACCGCCTCGTGCTCTGCAACTCGCATTTCCAGCGCCTGCACAAGCTGCCGGATACGGCGGTGACCCCCGGCACGTCGTATGAGACCGTGATCGAGGTCGGCAGCATGCCGGAAGTGCGCACCCGGCTGCAGGAGACCGGCGCGCACGCGCCGGGAGCCCGCACCTTCGAAGCGCAGCTCGACGACGGAAGCTGGCTGCACATCTCCGAACGCCGCACCAAGGACGGCGGCTACGTCTCGGTCGGCACCGACATCACCCGCATCAAGGCGCACGAGCAGAAGCTGATCGAAAACGACGTCCGCCTGCGCGCCAACGTGCTCGACCTCAAGCGCTCGCAAGCCGAGCTTGCCGACCTTGCCGAAAAATACTCGCGGGAAAAGAATCGCGCCGAGGAGGCCAACCAGGCGAAATCCAAGTTCCTCGCCAATATGAGCCACGAACTGCGCACCCCGCTGAACGCCATCATCGGCTTCTCCGAGATCATGGGCAGCGGCATGTTCGGCGTGCTCGGCTCCGACAAGTACCAGGAGTACTGCCACGACATCCTGACCAGCGGGAAATACCTGCTCGAAGTCATCAACGACATCCTCGACATGTCGAAGATCGAGGCCGGCCGCATGAAGCTCGACATGGAGGAGCTCGACCTGTCGAAGCTGCTGGCGGAGTCGCTGCGCGTGGTGTCCGGACGTGCCGAGGACAAGCATCTGACGCTCGACGCTGATATCGAAAGCACCATCTCCGTCATGGCCGATCGCCGCGCGGTCAAGCAGATCTTCGTCAACCTGCTGTCCAATGCCGTCAAGTTCACCCCCGACAACGGCAAGGTCACCGTGCGGAGCCACGTGCTGCCCAACTCGATCGTGCTGATGATCGCCGACACCGGCATCGGCATCGCGCCCGCTTCGCTGCGGCGGCTGGGCAACCCGTTCGAACAGGTCGAGAGCCAGCTCACCAAGACCTACCAGGGCTCGGGTCTCGGCCTTGCCATCGCCCGCTCGCTGACCAGCCTGCATGGCGGAACGATGCGGCTGCGCTCCAAGCTCGGCACCGGCACGGTGGTGCGCATCACGCTGCCGCGCGACACGCGTTCAATCGAGGCCAAGAGCCTGGCCGCCGCCTGA
- a CDS encoding cation diffusion facilitator family transporter yields MIHPPTLKTNVAAISIFASAGMAAAKFAVGIAIGSLALISEALHSSVDVVATVITWLVVRVSDQPADEEHHYGHGKFESLSALFVIALLYVLAGGILVESWSRLREGAAPPTLSAIPFVVLVIDIAVNFWRARALHRTARETRSQALAADALHFASDVLGSIAVIIGLVLTGLGFGWGDSVAAIAVAVMISILGLRLGRSTIETLLDRAPQGAWEKAIAAIRAVPGVVGVERLRVRMVGPTHFIDTIATVPRTYPIDRVEAIKKSAQAAVSKALGDADLTFTAVPVARDNESVRERIMVIARNSGLAIHHVTVHDLGEKLIVGIDLEVDGNMELTAAHDIAQELERSIRSDFGEDVEVDTHIEPLEPELPHGTDAAPERVETIKAALTRFAANGAIHDIHNVRVRDTDAGEIVNFHCRAAPSMSVIKVHENVDEIERALRRAFPTIKRVISHAEPPRA; encoded by the coding sequence ATGATTCATCCTCCCACCCTCAAGACCAATGTCGCGGCGATCTCGATTTTCGCCAGCGCCGGCATGGCTGCGGCGAAATTCGCCGTCGGCATCGCGATCGGCTCGCTGGCGCTGATCTCGGAGGCCCTGCACTCATCCGTCGACGTGGTCGCCACCGTCATCACCTGGCTGGTGGTGCGGGTGTCCGACCAGCCGGCCGACGAGGAACATCATTACGGCCACGGCAAGTTCGAGAGCCTGTCGGCGCTGTTCGTCATCGCCCTGCTCTACGTGCTGGCCGGCGGCATCCTGGTCGAATCCTGGAGCCGCCTGCGCGAGGGCGCAGCCCCGCCGACGCTCTCGGCGATTCCCTTCGTGGTGCTGGTGATCGATATCGCGGTGAATTTCTGGCGCGCGCGGGCGCTGCATCGCACCGCGCGCGAAACCCGGAGCCAGGCGCTGGCGGCGGACGCGCTGCATTTCGCTTCCGACGTGCTCGGTTCCATCGCCGTCATTATCGGGCTGGTGCTGACCGGCCTCGGCTTTGGCTGGGGCGACTCGGTCGCCGCCATCGCGGTTGCCGTGATGATATCGATCCTCGGCCTGCGGCTCGGGCGCTCCACCATCGAAACCCTGCTCGATCGCGCGCCGCAGGGCGCCTGGGAAAAGGCCATCGCCGCCATCCGCGCGGTACCCGGCGTGGTCGGCGTCGAGCGCCTGCGGGTTCGCATGGTCGGCCCGACGCATTTCATCGATACCATCGCAACTGTGCCGCGCACCTACCCGATCGACCGCGTCGAGGCGATCAAGAAGAGCGCACAGGCAGCCGTCAGCAAGGCGCTCGGCGATGCCGACCTCACCTTCACCGCCGTGCCGGTCGCGCGCGACAATGAGAGCGTGCGCGAGCGCATCATGGTGATCGCCCGCAATTCCGGCCTCGCGATCCACCATGTCACCGTGCATGATCTCGGCGAAAAGCTGATCGTCGGCATCGACCTCGAGGTCGACGGCAACATGGAGCTGACGGCGGCGCACGACATCGCTCAGGAACTGGAGCGAAGCATCCGCTCGGACTTTGGCGAGGACGTCGAGGTCGACACCCACATCGAGCCGCTCGAGCCGGAACTGCCGCACGGCACCGACGCCGCCCCCGAGCGCGTCGAGACCATCAAGGCCGCGCTGACGCGCTTTGCCGCCAACGGCGCGATCCATGACATCCATAATGTGCGGGTGCGCGACACCGATGCCGGCGAAATCGTTAATTTCCATTGCCGCGCCGCGCCGTCGATGAGCGTCATCAAGGTGCATGAGAACGTCGACGAGATCGAGCGCGCGCTGCGCCGCGCGTTTCCGACCATCAAGCGCGTGATCAGCCATGCCGAACCGCCGCGCGCGTAG
- a CDS encoding ABC transporter ATP-binding protein, with product MPVSTVACAIAGDVDGAHRCTPSATQRGRSLGQGGESVDIRAASKNYDAVRALDNVSLNVAPREFVSLLGPSGSGKTTLLGILGGFIQPSSGSIHFGDRDVTFLPPHKRDIGVVFQNYALFPHMSVGENVAFPLRARRIAKADWPARVRSALAMVGLSGYEARGIAQLSGGQRQRVALARAMIFEPRLILMDEPLSALDKQLREAMQIELRELHKRIGATIIYVTHDQREALTMSDRVAILKDGRLVQIDRPERLHDYPADSFVASFIGEASLLPVRRIDASSVALGPAILKSARAIPDGEALMLAVHSEKLLIANGRADATLNRLTGKVTDIVYQGESLRVFLQLADGTSLSLRQPSHYQASRLLPPVGGELSVTLHPEDTIVVPEAQEKARG from the coding sequence ATGCCGGTTTCAACCGTCGCTTGCGCCATCGCAGGTGACGTCGATGGCGCGCATCGGTGCACGCCCTCGGCAACGCAACGGGGTCGATCATTGGGCCAGGGCGGAGAGAGCGTCGACATCAGGGCCGCGAGCAAGAATTATGACGCCGTCCGGGCGCTGGACAACGTCAGCCTGAACGTCGCGCCGCGCGAGTTCGTCTCCCTGCTCGGGCCGTCCGGATCCGGCAAGACCACACTGCTCGGCATCCTTGGCGGCTTCATCCAGCCCTCGTCGGGCTCGATCCATTTCGGCGACCGCGACGTGACGTTCCTGCCGCCACACAAGCGCGACATCGGCGTGGTGTTCCAGAACTACGCGCTATTCCCGCACATGAGCGTCGGCGAGAACGTCGCCTTTCCGCTGCGCGCGCGACGGATTGCAAAGGCCGATTGGCCTGCGAGGGTGCGCAGTGCACTCGCGATGGTCGGGCTGTCGGGCTACGAGGCGCGCGGCATCGCCCAGCTCTCCGGCGGCCAGCGCCAGCGCGTGGCGCTGGCGCGCGCCATGATCTTCGAACCGCGGCTGATCCTGATGGACGAGCCGCTGTCGGCGCTCGACAAGCAGTTGCGGGAAGCGATGCAGATCGAACTGCGCGAGCTGCACAAGCGGATCGGCGCCACCATCATCTACGTCACCCACGACCAGCGCGAGGCGCTGACGATGAGTGACCGCGTGGCGATCCTCAAGGACGGGCGGCTGGTCCAGATCGATCGCCCGGAGCGGCTACACGATTATCCCGCCGACTCCTTCGTGGCGAGTTTCATCGGCGAGGCGAGCCTGTTGCCGGTCCGGCGCATCGACGCCTCTAGCGTGGCGCTTGGGCCGGCCATCCTGAAAAGCGCGCGCGCGATTCCGGACGGCGAGGCGCTGATGCTCGCGGTGCACAGCGAGAAGCTCCTGATCGCAAACGGGCGCGCGGATGCCACGCTCAACCGCCTGACCGGCAAGGTCACCGACATCGTCTACCAGGGCGAAAGCCTGCGCGTGTTCCTGCAACTGGCCGATGGCACGTCCTTGAGCCTGCGTCAGCCGAGCCATTACCAGGCCTCGCGCCTGTTACCCCCGGTCGGCGGCGAACTCTCTGTCACGCTCCACCCTGAAGACACCATCGTCGTGCCCGAAGCGCAGGAGAAAGCGCGGGGATGA
- a CDS encoding LysR family transcriptional regulator: MPDLRRKLPSSHALFVFDAAARNGSFTAAAAELNVTQPAVSRMLGQFEDYLGVRLFDRTNGRAALTEEGEILYRHVSDGFRSIEGGLIEIDRRRKGTETVTLSVSSAFTTHWLMPRIDKLQRQFPTVDLRFQLISGPLRGPVDNVDLGMRFRDRYDPARNGALVMKEVMLPICSPAYRDADSADGPIEANTIIRLADTPGDWAAEYPAFLTRRSGSAKSLSFSDYAVVVQAALLGQGIALGWLTVAAHWLLTGALVPASETLSTTRRLCELVHPHDRSIRPVVSEIRDWIIEQMRADMAAIDRLYPRLRLMPASY, translated from the coding sequence ATGCCCGATCTCAGGCGGAAGCTGCCCTCGAGCCACGCGCTGTTCGTCTTTGACGCCGCGGCGCGCAACGGTAGCTTTACGGCGGCTGCGGCCGAACTGAACGTCACCCAGCCTGCAGTCAGCCGAATGCTCGGACAGTTCGAGGACTATCTCGGCGTTCGTCTGTTCGATCGCACCAATGGCCGCGCGGCGCTGACGGAAGAAGGCGAGATCCTCTATCGCCACGTATCGGATGGGTTCCGCAGCATCGAAGGCGGCCTGATCGAGATCGACCGCCGCCGCAAGGGCACCGAGACGGTCACGCTCTCGGTGTCCTCGGCGTTCACCACCCATTGGCTGATGCCGCGCATCGACAAGCTGCAGCGCCAGTTTCCGACCGTCGATCTCCGCTTCCAGCTTATTTCCGGTCCGCTGCGCGGGCCGGTCGATAATGTCGATCTCGGCATGCGGTTTCGCGACCGATACGATCCTGCGCGGAACGGCGCGCTGGTCATGAAGGAAGTCATGCTGCCGATCTGCAGCCCGGCCTATCGCGACGCGGATAGCGCGGACGGGCCGATCGAGGCCAACACCATCATCCGCCTCGCCGATACGCCGGGCGACTGGGCTGCGGAATATCCGGCCTTCCTCACCAGACGATCCGGGTCCGCGAAGTCGCTGAGTTTTTCCGACTATGCGGTGGTGGTGCAGGCGGCGCTGCTCGGCCAAGGCATTGCGCTCGGCTGGCTCACGGTCGCGGCGCACTGGCTGCTCACCGGCGCACTGGTCCCGGCCTCGGAAACGCTCAGCACGACGCGGCGGCTTTGCGAACTGGTGCATCCGCACGACCGATCGATCCGGCCGGTCGTCAGCGAGATCCGCGACTGGATCATCGAACAGATGCGCGCCGATATGGCCGCCATCGACCGGCTCTACCCGCGTCTGCGGCTGATGCCCGCGAGCTATTAG
- a CDS encoding ABC transporter permease — MTTSRPFRIALVVTCALVLLYLILPILIIAPMSFSAARYLSFPPPALSLRWYQEYVGNPAWMQATGVTLAVAGLTVVIATPLGVAAAYAISQSKWRIMRLIHITLLLPLVVPIIITAVGIFFVYAKVGLAATMTGLVLANVMLGLPYVVISVAAGLQSFDATQEMVARSLGMNRLRSFFVVTLPQIKPSVIAGGIFAFISAMDETIVALFISGGQYQPLTKRMFTALRDEIDPTIAAISTLMTAVSFMLVLVATSRSKKGA; from the coding sequence ATGACGACGTCCCGCCCGTTCCGCATTGCCCTGGTCGTGACCTGCGCGCTGGTACTGCTCTATCTTATCCTGCCGATCCTGATCATCGCGCCGATGTCGTTCTCGGCCGCGCGCTACCTGAGCTTTCCGCCGCCGGCGCTGTCGCTGCGCTGGTATCAGGAATATGTCGGCAATCCGGCCTGGATGCAGGCGACCGGCGTGACGCTGGCGGTCGCCGGGCTCACGGTGGTGATCGCGACCCCGCTCGGCGTTGCCGCGGCCTATGCGATCAGCCAGTCGAAATGGCGCATCATGCGGCTGATCCACATCACCTTGCTGCTGCCGCTGGTGGTGCCGATCATCATCACCGCGGTCGGCATCTTCTTCGTCTACGCCAAGGTCGGCCTGGCCGCGACCATGACCGGCCTGGTGCTCGCCAATGTCATGCTCGGTCTGCCCTATGTCGTCATTTCGGTCGCGGCGGGGTTGCAGAGTTTTGACGCCACGCAGGAGATGGTGGCGCGCAGCCTCGGCATGAACAGGCTGCGCAGTTTCTTCGTGGTGACGCTGCCGCAGATCAAGCCCAGCGTGATCGCAGGCGGCATCTTCGCCTTCATCTCGGCGATGGACGAGACCATCGTCGCGCTATTCATTTCCGGCGGCCAGTATCAGCCGCTGACCAAGCGGATGTTCACCGCGCTTCGCGACGAGATCGACCCGACGATCGCCGCCATCAGCACGCTGATGACCGCGGTCTCGTTCATGCTGGTGCTGGTTGCGACCAGCCGCTCGAAGAAGGGCGCGTGA